The nucleotide sequence CACGAAGATCGACAAGGGTCTCCAGGAGCTCATCAAGCTGGGCCTCGTCGAGGACAAGCCGTACAAGATCTTCGGTGCGCAGGCCGAGGGCTGCTCCCCGGTGTCGGTGGCCTTCAAGGCCGGGCACGACGTCGTGCGGCCCCAGAAGCCGAACACGATCGCCAAGTCCCTCGCGATCGGCAACCCGGCCGACGGCCCGTACGTCCTCGACATCGCCCGCCGGACCGGCGGCGCCGTGGAGGACGTCGACGACGAGCAGGTCGTGGACGCGATCAAGCTCCTCGCGCGGACCGAGGGCATCTTCGCCGAGACCGCGGGCGGCGTGACCCTCGGCGTGACGCGGAAGCTCGTCAAGGACGGGCTGATCGACCCGAACCTCACCACCGTCGTCCTCAACACCGGCGACGGACTCAAGACCCTGGACGCGGTGGCCGACACCTCTCAGGCGACCGCCACCATCCGCCCGAGCCTGGACGCCTTCCGCGACGCCGGCCTGGCCGTCTGAGCCGGCCCGCCCTCCAGGTCCACTGAAAGGTTACGAAGACATGGCCGTGAACGTCCGCATCCCCACCATCCTCCGCACCTACACGGGTGGCCGGTCCGAGGTCCAGGCCGAGGGCGCGACCCTCGCCGAGGTCATCGCGGACCTGGAGAAGAACCACACGGGCATCGCCGCCCGCGTCCTGGACGACCAGGGCAAGCTGCGCCGCTTCGTCAACGTCTACGTGAACGACGACGACGTGCGCTTCGAGCAGGGCCTGGAGACGGCCACCCCGGCCGGCGCGGGCGTCTCGATCATCCCGGCCGTCGCCGGCGGTTGCTGAGTCACTCGGCTCGTCGTCTGTCCCGTCTTTCTTGAATTGCCCCTTCCGCGTCAATAAGCGGAAGGGGCAATTCTGCATGGTTGAGCGCGGTAGAGTTGGGGAAGTCCCCTCCGCTGCTCATGCCGGACGCATATGAGAATGCGTCCCCGCGCGACAAGAAGCAGCCAAAGTGTGTGCGCGTTGTGTACCTTCTGCGCGCTTTGCCGGGCCCGACTTGCCCCGGGATTCAAGGGATTCTCCCGAATTCGCCTTTCCAGCACGCCCAGAATTCTCGCTCGAATGACCTGTTGCAGAGGGCAGTTGGGCAGATACATTCAGCCGCGGTCGACGCGTTCCGGCGCAGGGTCTGACCCGGGTCCGCGAAGTGCGGTCCCGCGCAAGGGCCAGTAATAGGGGAGTTAGGCATGGCTCAGGGCACCGTCAAGTGGTTCAACGCGGAGAAGGGCTACGGCTTCATCGCGGTCGACGGTGGTGCGGATGTTTTCGTCCACTACAGCGCGATCCAGATGGATGGCTACCGCAGCCTCGAAGAGGGACAGCGAGTCGAGTTCGAGATCTCGCAGGGCCAGAAGGGTCCGCAGGCGGACATGGTCAAGCTCGCCGTCTGAGCGCGGCGCGATCGGCCACCGACGCAACGCCGTCGAGGGGCCCGCATCCCTGAGGGGACGCGGGCCCCTCGCGCGTTCCCCGCGCCCCTCGCGCGCCCCTGTCCACCTCCCGAAACTCGAGAGTCGCTTGCACTCTCCTATGCCGAGTGCTAATCATTGGCGTTAGCACTCGGCAGGTGAGAGTGCTACGAGGATCGGGCAGACGAGGCCGCCGGCCGGGTGGGGCAAGGAACCACGCGGAGCTGCGGAGGCCGTCCGTCGCGGGCGTCGGCGCGGTCCTGGAGCGTTATCCACCCCATGTCCGGGAGGACCACTTCACATGGCCAAGATCATCGCGTTCGACGAGGAGGCCCGGCGCGGTCTCGAGCGCGGCATGAACCAGCTCGCTGACGCCGTCAAGGTCACCCTCGGCCCCAAGGGTCGCAACGTCGTCCTCGAGAAGAAGTGGGGCGCCCCCACGATCACCAACGATGGTGTCTCCATCGCCAAGGAGATCGAGCTCGAGGACCCGTACGAGAAGATCGGCGCCGAGCTGGTCAAGGAAGTCGCCAAGAAGACGGACGACGTCGCCGGCGACGGTACGACCACCGCCACCGTCCTCGCCCAGGCGCTCGTCCGCGAGGGCCTGCGCAACGTGGCCGCCGGTGCCAACCCGATGGCCCTCAAGCGCGGTATCGAGAAGGCCGTCGAGGCCGTCTCCGGCGCCCTGCTCGAGCAGGCGAAGGATGTCGAGACCAAGGAGCAGATCGCTTCCACGGCCTCCATCTCCGCCGCCGACACCCAGATCGGCGAGCTCATCGCCGAGGCGATGGACAAGGTCGGCAAGGAAGGCGTCATCACCGTCGAGGAGTCCCAGACCTTCGGTCTGGAGCTGGAGCTCACCGAGGGCATGCGCTTCGACAAGGGCTACATCTCGGCGTACTTCGCCACCGACATGGAGCGCATGGAGGCGTCGCTCGACGACCCCTACCTCCTCATCGTCAACTCCAAGATCTCCTCGGTGAAGGACCTGCTCCCGCTCCTGGAGAAGGTCATGCAGTCGGGCAAGCCGCTGCTGATCATCGCCGAGGACGTCGAGGGCGAGGCCCTGTCGACCCTGGTCGTCAACAAGATCCGCGGCACCTTCAAGTCCGTCGCGGTCAAGGCCCCCGGCTTCGGCGACCGCCGCAAGGCGATGCTGAACGACATCGCCATCCTCACCGGCGGCACGGTCATCTCCGAGGAGGTCGGCCTCAAGCTGGAGAACGCGGGCCTCGACCTGCTGGGCCGCGCCCGCAAGGTCGTCATCACCAAGGACGAGACCACCATCGTCGACGGTGCCGGTGACAGCGAGCAGGTCGCCGGTCGCGTGAACCAGATCCGCGCCGAGATCGAGAACAGCGACTCGGACTACGACCGCGAGAAGCTCCAGGAGCGCCTGGCGAAGCTCGCCGGTGGCGTCGCCGTCATCAAGGCCGGTGCCGCGACCGAGGTCGAGCTCAAGGAGCGCAAGCACCGCATCGAGGACGCCGTTCGCAACGCGAAGGCGGCCGTCGAGGAGGGCATCGTCGCCGGCGGTGGCGTGGCCCTGCTCCAGGCCTCCTCGGTCTTCGAGAAGCTCGAGGCCGACCTCGCGGGTGACGAGGCCACGGGCGCGAACATCGTGAAGCTGGCCCTTGAGGCCCCGCTGAAGCAGATCGCGGTCAACGCCGGCCTCGAGGGCGGCGTCGTGGCGGAGAAGGTCCGCAACCTGCCCGTCGGCCACGGTCTGAACGCCGCGACCAACGAGTACGTCGACCTCATCGCCGAGGGCATCATCGACCCGGCGAAGGTCACGCGCTCCGCGCTGCAGAACGCCGCGTCGATCGCCGCGCTGTTCCTCACCACCGAGGCCGTCATCGCCGACAAGCCGGAGAAGGCCGCCGCGCCGGCCGGCGGCGGCATGCCGGGCGGTGACATGGACTTCTGATCCTCCGGGATCGGTGGTTCATCGCCGAAGGCGCGAGCCGGACGCGACACGCACGCGACCGAGGGCGGCACCCCCACCAGGGGGTGCCGCCCTCGGGCGTTTCGCGGATGCTGGAAGGGCGGGCACCTTCCCGAAGGCCGAAGGGAACAGACCATGGTCACCCTCCTGACGACGCCGGCCGACCGCGAGCTGGTCATCACCCGCACCTTCGACGCCCCGCCGGGCCGGGTCTGGGAGGCGTGGACGCACCCCGAGCACGTACGGGAGTGGTACGGCGTCTCCGCGCTGACCACGTCCGTCGTCGACATCGACCTGCGGGTCGGCGGCGGGTGGCGCTGGGGCCAGACCGCGCCGGACGGCCAGGAGATCGTCTTCTCCGGTACGTACGAGGACGTCGTCCCGGTCGAGCGGCTCGACTACACGGAGGTCTTCGAGCAGATGCCGGACACCGCACCCGTCCACGTCACCCTCACCTTCGACGCGACCCCGGACGGCGGCACGGCCCTGACCAGCACGTCGTTCTGGCCCTCGAACGACATCAGGGACCAGGCGCTCGCGGCGGGCATGGAGGCGGGGGTCCGCGAACAGTACGACCGCCTCGCGGAACACCTGAAGTCGATGTGAGACCGGGGCCCTTGATCCTCTCGGCGGTTCAGGTGGTCACGGGCGCTGGAAGGCGGCCGACCAGAGGAAGGGTTCGCCGAAGGTGGGGGAGTCGTGGGTTTCGTCGTGCATGCGGCGGATCTCGATCTCGGTCAGGTCCGGCGTGCCGCTGGTGAAGATCGTCCTCAAGGCCGTGTCCGTATAGGCGAGTCCGCCGTCGAGGCTGCCCTGGCGGTAGAAGTCGGCGTCCGGGAGTTCGGAGCCCATGCCGCCCTCCCCGGCGGCGAACGCGGTGAGTGTGAAGTGCCCGCCGGGCGCGAGGAGGCGGTCCAGGAGCGCGAGGTAGCTGACGCGGCGGTGCGGCGGCAGGTGGTGGAAGCAGCCGGAGTCGTGGATGAGGTCGTACGGGCCGTCGAGGGCGGTGCCGGGGGCGAAGGCGTCGCCCTGGACGAAGCGGATGCCGGGGGCGCCGCCCTGCCCGGTGCCGCCCTGCCCTACGCCGGTCTTCTCGGCTCGCTCCCGGGCCCAGCGGATCGCGGTGGGCGAGAGGTCGACGGCGTCCACCTGGTAGCCCAGCGAGGCGAGGTAGAGGCTGTTGCGGCCGGGTCCGCAGCCGAGGTCGAGCGCGCGGCCGCCGCCGGCCGGGAGCAGCCCCCGCTCGACGTACGACACAAGGCTCTCGTCCGGCTTGGCGACGAAGAACGGCACCGGCTTGTCGCGGTCGGCGTAGAAGCCGTCCCACCAGTCGGAGCCGCCGCCGGACCAGCGGTCGGCGCCGGGCGCGAACAGCCCGTCGAGCAGGTTCAGGACGTCGTCGATCGTGCGGATGCCACGGTCGTTCGGGCTCATGTGGATCTCCCCTCCGAGTTCCCCAAGAATATGGCCAGTTGAAGGAAAAGCCCAGGTCAGGGGTGGTGTACGGAGGTGGTGACGGGCTGCCTGGCGGCCTTCTGGGCGGCGGCGTGAGCCGGGGGTGCGGGGCGGGCCCGGACCGCCCCTCGTACCCCTCCACGGCCCGGGAAAGGGCCTTCTGGCGGCCCGCGCGGACCGGTTTTCGAGCGCCGTGAAGGCGCCAATCCGGGCGGCGTCCCCGCGTGCCCGCCCGGCCGAAAGCGGGCGGGTCCGAACCCGGCCGTACCGGCCCGGACCGGCCTTCGGCGTCCCGCGCGCTGTCCGGTACGCGACCCGGCCGATTGGCCGGAGTCGTGGGTTGCCCCCGGCCCGGGCCACCGCTAGCGCCCTGGCGGCGACGACCCGCCCTCCCCATCATCGTCCCGGGGTGCGCCGCCGCACCGCCCTCAGCGAACCCTTCGGGGAGGCGACGACCGTGCAGACGACGACCGTGGAGACGCCCGATGTTCCGCCGTCGGCGGCGGCGACCAGGTGACCGTCCTCACCGGTCACCGCCTGGGCGCGCTCATCGCCGACCGCACCGGCCGGCCCGCCCTCGCCCACGAGGCCGAGGTCGTCGGCCAGGTGCTGCCCTTCCGGGTCACCTCCCACGTCGCCGACGAACTCGTCGACTGGACGCGCGCCCCCGACGACCCGCTCTACCGCCTCGTCATGCCCCACCGGGGGCTGCTCGCCCCCGCCGACTTCGCCGCCGTCGAGCGGAGCCTGCGGGACGGGGACCGGGACCGGCTGCGCCTGGTCGTCGACGGGCTCCGCGAGCGGCTCGACCCGCACCCGGCCGGCCGTGACGCGGCGGGCCTGCGGCACCGCTACCCGGAGACGCTGCTCGTCCTGCCGGGCCAGGGGCGTACCTGCCACGGCCCCTGCGCGTCCTGCTCCCGGTGGCCACGGTTCGCCGGGGATCCGGTGCGGGGCCGGGAGCTCGGCGGCCCGGAGGCGTTGGGCGACCGGCTGGACCGGCATCCGGAGATCACCGATGTCCTCTTCGCGGGCGTCCCTTTCGCGGGCGGGTCAGGGGCGGATCCGCCCGATCCGCCGGACCCGTTCGAGCTGCGGACCGCGCGGCTCGCCCCGTACGTGACGGCGCTCCTCGACCGGCCCGGCGTGCGGACCGTCCGGATCGTCACCCGGGCCGTGTCCCGCTTCCCCGGGCGTTTCCTGGACGCCCCCGACGCCGACGACCTCCTCCGCCTCCTCGAACGGGTCGTGGCGTCCGGGCGGCACCTCGTCCTGACGCTGTACGTCTGCCATCCCCGGGAGCTCCGGCCGGCGACGGCCCGCCGCGCCCTCGGCCGGCTGGCCGCGACGGGCGCGGTGCTGCGCACCAGGGGGGCCGTCCTGCGGCGCGTCAACGACGACGCCGCGCTCTGGGCGCGGATGTGGCGTGAGCAGACGGCGCTCGGCCTGGCGCCGTACGGCATGCTCGTCGAGCGCGGCGGTGGCGTACGGCGCTGTTTCCGGTTGCCGCTGGCCCGGGTCCTCGAGGTCCATGCGGAGGCGCTCCGGCGGGTCCCGGGGCTCGCGGGCAGGGTGTGCGGCCCGGTGATGCCGACGGAGCTCGGCGTGCTGGCGGTCGACGGACCCGTCCGCCTCGCGGACGGTCCGGCGTTCGCCCTCCGGGCGGTGAGGACCCCTGACCCGGCCCTGAGGGGCAGGGTGGCGTACGCCCCGTTCGATCCGGCGGCCCGGTGGTGGGACGAACTCGTCCCGTACGGGCCGGGGGACCGGTCCCTGATCCCGGGGGAGCCGCTGACGACCGCCGAGTAGGGGCGTGCGGTCAGGCGGGCGGGGCGAGCAGGCTCGTCTCCTGGCCCGCCCGGCGCAGCGAGTCCGCGACGAAACCGTTCGCCTTGAGCTCCTCGACGACGGCGCGGAGGAAGGCGACGGTCTCCGGGGCGCGGGTGACCGTGGTGCCGACGGCCTGCCGGATCTCCATGAACCGGCCCTCGATGAGCCGGACGTCGGGGTTCTCCCGTACGTACGCGGTCATCGGCTGCCGGATGCCCGCGCCCGCCTCCAGGCCCTCCGCCCGGAAGGTGTCCACGCCCTCCTCGCCGCGGACGACCGTCGCGTGCGCGAGGGACCGGGAGAGGTACAGGTCGTACGCGGAGCCCTGCTTGACCCCGATGCGGACGCCGGGCGCGTCGACGTCCTCGACGGAGGTGAGGGCGGAGTCGCGCGGGACGGCGTACACCCCCTCGATGACCACGTACGGGGCGGTGAACGCGACTTCCTTCTCGCGCGCCGGGTCCACGGCGAGGAAGCACAGGTCGGCCCGGCCGTCCGCCATCGCCTCGAAGGACTTCCGTGCCGCGTCGAAGCACAGCAGCTCGACGGGGACCCCGAGCCGCGCCCCGATCTCCCGCGCCAGATCCACGGTGATCCCGGACGGGGCCTCGGGGGTGCCCTGGGCGAGCACCGGGTTCCCCAGGTTCACGGAGGCCCGGAGGGTGCCGGTGGGGGCGAGGTCGGCGATGAGGGCGGGGCCCGCTGGGATCGTCATGGGGACGGATTCTAGGCAGCCGGCGTGTGGTGCAGGCCGTCCAGGAGGGCCAGGTCCTCGTCGGTGAGCCGGAGCGCGCCGGCGGCGACGTTGGCGGCGAGGTGTTCGGGGTCGCCGGTGCCGGGGATGGCGAGCAGGTGGGGGCCCTGGTGGAGGGTCCAGGCGATCCGCACCTGGGCGGGGCTCGCGCCGTGGGCCTCGGCGACGGCGAGCACTTCGGGGCTCTCGGCGGCGGTGGCGCCGCCTTCGCGGCCGGCGCCGGCGATCGCGTAGAACGGCACGAAGGCGATGCCCTGTTCGCCGCAGTACCGGACGAAGTCGGCGTACTCCGGGCGGACCCCGATGCCGTACATGTTCTGCACGCAGACGACGGGGGCGATGGTCCGGGCCTCGGCGAGCTGCTCGGGGGTGATGTTGGAGAGGCCGAGGTGCCGGATGAGACCGGCCTCGCGGAGTTCGGCGAGGGCGCCGAAGCGTTCGGCGACCGAATCGGTGCCGAGGATGCGGAGGTTGACGACGTCGAGGTGGTCGCGGCCGAGCTGGCGCAGGTTCTCCTCGACCTGTCCGCGCAGCCCGGCGGGGGTCCGCGCGTGCTCGCTCCAGGCGCCGGTCGTGTCCCGGGCGGGCCCGACCTTGGTGGCGATGACGAGGTCGTCGGGGTAGGGCCCGCCGAGCGCGCTGCGGATCAGCTCGTTGGCGGACCGGAGCGGGGAGAAGTAGAAGGCGGCGGTGTCGATGTGGTTCACGCCGAGCTCGACGGCCTTGCGCAGTACGGCGATCGCCTCGCCGCGATCGCGCGGCACGGCGTCCTCGACGAGGGCCGCGCCACGCTGCGGGAGCCGCATGGCGCCGAAGCCGACACGGCGGACGGTGAGATCACCGAGCACCCAGGTACCGGAGGCGGCGGCCGGGACGGCGGAGGAGGGCCGGGCGGAGGACGGGGAGGTGGTCATGCGGGGCATGATCGCCGAGAGGCGCTCGCGCCGCCATCGGATATCCGCGGGTGCGATCCGCGCGCTGTGCGGGGGTCGGCGAGTCGGTCAGGGTTCCGGGGCGGGGGTGGCCTGGTGGTAGTACATGCGCCAGCCGGCCGTGTCGTCCGTCTTCCGCCAGATCGAGCTGCGCCGGGCCCGTCTGCCGTCGAGGACGGTCTCGAACGTCAGGTGCACGATTCCGGGGGCCAGTACCGTGCCGGTCATCCCGCTGGGCGCGTACGTCGGGCCGTCCTCGGCGGCGCCCCGCATGACCTCCATCGCCGCGAGCATCGACGGGCGGTCCCAGCGGCGTCCCGAGGCGCCCACCTCCACGAACTCCGGGTCGAGGTACCGCTCGGACAGCTCTCTGGACGAGCGGACCGCGGGGGTCATCAGGAGCAGCTCCCGCTCGATCGCCTCGGCCACGGCGGCCTCGTCGTCGTTCGTGTGCATCGTGGCGTTCCCGGTGTCGTCGCTAGCTCGTCGCGTTCGGCTTCCAGTCCTTGGCGAGGAGGCCGAGGATCACCTCGTCGAGGAACTCGCCCAGGACCCATGCCGAGGAGCGCAGGACGCCCTCGCGGACGAAGCCGTTGTGTTCGGCGGAGCGGAGCATCCCGTGGTTGTCCGCGAGGGTCTCGATCTGGAGGCGGTGCAGGCCGCGTACGACGAAGCCGTAGTGGCACAGGACCGCGACCACGTCCGAGCCGTAGCCCTTGCCGCGGGCGGAGGGCAGCAGGCCGAGGCCGATGTGTGCGGCCCGGTGGTGGTTGTCGATGCCCCAGAGCGTCGCGGTGCCGACGAGCGCGCCGCCGTCCCGCTCGACCACCGAGAAGGAGACGGTCTCCGGTCCCTGGTCGTCGACGAACAGCCGCGGGTCCTTGGCGCCGGGTGTGATCGGCCGCCACGGGGCGCCTTCGGCGCGTGAGCCGGTGACGGCGTCGTCGTACAGCTCCGTCCGCAGGATCGGGATGTCTTCCTCGTACCGGGCCCGGAGTACGACCTTGCTTCCGCTCAGCATGCGTCGTTCCTATCCGACCGTGGTCGCCGACGGCAAACCAATTCCGCGGCCGGGTTCCGAACACCCCCGTATGCGGAGGGGGTTGGCCCCACCCCTGATTCGCGTGCCTGCCGGATGGGGGCGCTCCGGCGATTTCGCGAGGCTGTGCGCATGACAACGAACCGTGGACGCCGCGCCCTCCTCCTCACCCTCTCCGCCGCCGTCGTGGCCGGGGCCGCCCTCTCCGGCGGTGGGGCGGCCACCGCCGTCGCCGCCCCCGCCGCTCCCGTCTCCGTCGTTCCCGCTTCCGGCGCCCCCGTCTCCGGTGCCTCGATCTCCGTCGCGCCCGCCGCTCCCGCCGGCCTCGACTGGGGCGGCTGCGACGCCGCCGTGCGGCCGCTGCCCGGGCAGGAGTGCGCCCGGCTCTCCGTGCCCCTCGACTACGCCCGGCCCCACGGGGAGCAGATCCAGCTCGCCGTCTCCCGGCTCCGGAGTACGGTGCCCGCGGCGCGGCGCGGCACGCTCATGGTGATTCCCGGCGGCCCCGGCAGTTCCGGTGTGCAGCGGCTCGCGCAGAAGGGGGCCGTGCTCGCCGGGGAGACGGGCGGGGCGTACGACCTCGTCGCCTTCGACCCGCGTGGCATCGGTGGTTCCGCCAAGGCGCGGTGCGGGCTCGCCGAGGAGGACCGCTGGATGGTCACCCTGCGGTCCTGGCCCGGCGCGGGCGGCGGCGTCGAGGAGAACATCGCCCGGTCGAAGCGCATCGCCGAGGCCTGCGCCCGCAACGGCGGTGCCATGCTGCGCGGCCTCACCACCGCGAACCAGGTGCGGGACCTGGAGCGGCTGCGGCAGGCGCTCGGCGAGCGGAAGCTCTCCGCGTGGGCCGTGTCGTACGGGACGTACGTGGCCGCCGAGTACGCCCAGAAGTTCCCCGGGCGGACCGACCGCTGGGTCCTCGACAGCAGCAGTGACCCCGACCCGCGTCGGGTGGCCCGGGGTTGGCTGGAGGGCATGGCGGAGGGCGCCGCGGACCGGTTCCCCGACTTCGCCGCGTGGGCCTCGCACCCCGACCGCGCGAAGGCCGGGCTGCGGCTCGCCGAACGGCCCGAGGACGTCCGGCCGTTGCTCCTCGACCTCGCCGCACGCCTCGACCGCGCCCCGCACGCCTCCGCGACGGCCGGTGTGCCGCTGTCCGGGGCCATGCTGCTCCAGGCCCTTCAGCAGTCCCTCTACTCCGACGGCTCCTTCGAGGGCTTCGCCAGGCTGGTCACCGCCGCGCTCGACCCCGCCGGCCGGCCCGTGCTGCCGCCCGAGCTGGCCGGGGCCATGCCCGACGAGGCCGCCGCCGTCAGCGTGGGCGTGATCTGCAACGACGTCGACTGGCCGCGGGCGTCCCCGGCGGCGTACCAGCGGGTCGTCGACGCCGACCGGGTCCGCCACCCGCTGACCGCCGGCATGCCGGTGAACGCCACCCCCTGCGCGTACTGGAAGGGCGGCGCCGTCGAGAAGCCGGTCCGGATCACCGACCGCGGCCCGTCCAACATCCTCATGATCCAGAACCTGCGGGACCCGTCCACGCCGTACACCAAGGGCCTGGCGATGCGGGCCGCCCTCGGCGACCGCGCGCGGCTCGTCTCCGTCGACCACGGCGGCCACGGGGTCTACCTCGGCAACGGCAACGCCTGCGGCGACCGCGCCGTGACCCGCTTCCTGACCGAGGGCGTACGGCCGGACCGGGACGTCCTCTGCCGGTGACCAGGTGACCGTGGCCGTGACCGTACGGCGAAGGGCCCGGCCGGATTTCCTCCGGCCGGGCCCTCCTCGTATCGCCGCGTCAGACCTTCACCGGCTCCGGGGCAGGCTCCGGGCTGCCGTCGGCCGTGGTCACTTCGGCCGCCGGCTCCGTGTCCACGTCGAACTCCTCCAGGAGTTCCCTGCTGAAGCCCCAGAAGTACGTCGCCACGAAGCCGGCCAGATAGCCGACGAGCAGGCCGCCCGCGTAGATCGCGATCGTCTCGCCGAGGCCCTTGTTGCCGTCGAGGAGGGGGAACAGGGCCCAGCCCGACGGGCCGATCGCCGTCGAGCCGACCGAGTCGCCCAGCATGCTGAAGAGGCCGACGAAGCCGCCGCCGAACGCGCCGCCGACGCACGCCGTGACGAACGGGCGGCCCAGCGGCAGCGAGACGCCGTAGATCAGGGGCTCGCCGACGCCCAGGAAGCCGGCCGGGAGGGCGGACTTGATGGTGCGGCGGATCGAGCCGTTGCGCGGGAGCTTCAGGTAGACGGCCATCGCCGCGCCGACCTGGCCCGCGCCCGCCATCGCGAGGATCGGCAGGAGTACCGTGTAGCCCTGCTGTTCGATCAGGGTCGTGTGGATCGGGATGAGGGCCTGGTGCAGGCCCAGCATCACCAGCGGCAGGAAGAGGCCGCCGAGGACGAAGCCCGCGCCCGCGCCGGCGTTCGCGAGGAGCCAGTCGGCGAACTCGCCGATCGCCGTGGAGATCTCACCGGCCACGAACATCAGGCCGAAGATCGTCACCAGGCCGGAGATCAGGACCGTGAGCGTCGGGGTGACCAGGACGTCGAGCGATTCCGGCACCCAGCGGCGGCACCACTTCTCCACGTACACGGCGAGGACCGCCGCG is from Streptomyces venezuelae ATCC 10712 and encodes:
- a CDS encoding PTS transporter subunit EIIC produces the protein MSTDDKNRAIAAAILPLVGGAGNISSVAHCMTRLRLGLHDRSLVQDEALKALPSVMGVVEDDTYQIVLGPGTVARVTPEFEALVAEAPAAAHSAAELADRGAALKAARKAKNATPFKLFLRRIANIFVPLIPALIGCGIIAGLNGLLVNLGWLPGVTPALAAMASGFMALIAVFVGYNTAKEFGGTAILGGAVAAIIVFPGVAKIDAFGQTLSPGQGGVLGALGAAVLAVYVEKWCRRWVPESLDVLVTPTLTVLISGLVTIFGLMFVAGEISTAIGEFADWLLANAGAGAGFVLGGLFLPLVMLGLHQALIPIHTTLIEQQGYTVLLPILAMAGAGQVGAAMAVYLKLPRNGSIRRTIKSALPAGFLGVGEPLIYGVSLPLGRPFVTACVGGAFGGGFVGLFSMLGDSVGSTAIGPSGWALFPLLDGNKGLGETIAIYAGGLLVGYLAGFVATYFWGFSRELLEEFDVDTEPAAEVTTADGSPEPAPEPVKV